A genomic region of Nevskiales bacterium contains the following coding sequences:
- a CDS encoding bifunctional nuclease family protein: MAPNAGAALVEVRVAHLGLDRTTNSPVVILQEKDGPRVLPIWIGHGEASAIAMELAGVKFSRPLTHDLLKQVIIGLGGDLRKVLITAVRDNTYYAELHIYRDEDVVQVDARPSDSIAVALRLKAPIFTSTELLDLPTGTSTDIKPSDTPLDKQALQDYLNQLDPEDFGKFTP, translated from the coding sequence TTGGCACCTAACGCAGGCGCTGCGCTCGTGGAGGTGCGCGTGGCGCACCTCGGACTGGACCGCACCACCAACTCACCGGTGGTGATCCTGCAGGAGAAGGACGGCCCACGCGTGCTGCCGATCTGGATCGGCCACGGCGAGGCCAGCGCGATCGCGATGGAGCTGGCCGGCGTGAAGTTCAGCCGGCCGCTCACGCACGATCTGCTGAAGCAGGTCATCATCGGACTAGGCGGGGACCTGCGGAAGGTGCTGATCACCGCGGTGCGGGACAACACCTACTACGCCGAGCTGCACATCTATCGCGATGAGGACGTGGTACAGGTGGACGCGCGTCCTTCGGATTCTATCGCGGTAGCGTTGCGGCTCAAGGCGCCCATATTCACGTCCACCGAGCTGCTGGACCTCCCCACCGGCACCAGCACCGACATCAAGCCGTCCGACACGCCGCTCGACAAGCAGGCCTTGCA